Within the Catalinimonas niigatensis genome, the region CAAAGATGGAATGGACTTTTTCGTAGCCTTCAAAGCATAAATAAGCACCGCCAAGCATCAATATGGGTTGTATCAACCAAGGGACAAAAAACCCAAGAATCAGAGCAGCAGGTCCTAAGTAAAGTAATTTATTGACCAGAGACTTCTTCGCAATCTGAAAAATGATGGCAAGTTCACGCGAGGGATCAAGCCCTACCACATATTTGGGTGTCACCGCGGCGTCATCAATGACAATACCAGATACCTTACCCGTTGTTCTTGCTACCTGGGTAGGCACATCATCAAGAGTTGCAGCACTAGCTTTTACCAGAGCAGCGACGTCATCCAAAAGAGCGAAAAGACCTGTAGCCATTATTTATTTCTTGTTTTAAAAAGATGACTTATTTTCATGCTATGCATAATTCTGAGTTAAAATGCAGAGGCCAAAGTTAATGCAAAAAGGTAAAATTGCTAAAAATGATAATTTTTAAGAATATAAAGAGAGAAGTTGAAATTGAGGTCTACAGCGCATACCATTTTTCTTGGATCAGCACTCTGTAATAAGGGCTTGAATATAAAGAATGAGGAAGTGTTTAGGAATATTTTCGCTTGACTTACAGCTTGAAATACCATTTTTTTTGAAAGACTACGGGGCTGGTAATGAGCAACAATCGCCTGCTTTTGTTATCGTTCTGAAGTTTACTGCCCAGGCTGTTTTGTCTTCATTGTTGTAGCGATTTGAAAACGAGTTTGCAATTCATACCATTTTTTTTCAATTTATAAATTGATTCATGAAATAGACCTTAGTAATGCAACCGAAGGGAGAACAACAAGATTTGATTTCCCTGCTTCAGGCAGGTGATGCATATGCCTTCGAGCATATATATCATCTACACAAACAAGCACTTTTTCATTTTGCACTGCGCTACCTTAAAGATCATGCACTTGCTGAGGATGCTTTACAGGAAGTTTTTATTAAACTTTGGAACAAGAGAGAAACGCTAGATGAAAATCTGTCACTGAAAGGTTTTCTCTTTACCTGTATGAAGCACCATGTGCTCAATGTGATTCGTACGGAACAAAACAGGATAAAAATTGCCGTGCTTTCCTCTACAGATACAGTTCAGTATGCCAACTTTACCCAACAGGAAGTAGCTTATCAGGAAAGTAAAGGCCTGGTGGAAGCGGGTATACAGATGCTTTCTGAAGGTAAAAAAAAGATTTTCAGGCTTAGTATCATAGAAGGCTATTCAAATCAGGAAATCGCTGCCCTACTCAATATATCTGAACATACCGTCAGGTCACAGCTATCACAGTCCGGCAAGCTGATGCGTGAGTATCTGAACAAAGCTCTTAACCTCCTTGTAGCTTTTCTCTACCTGAGCTAAAGTTTTTTTTACTTTTTTTATTTCTCCATCATCGAAGCCTGTCTCTGCTGTGTACTTACTCTAAAACAAACAGAGAAGTATGCATCAACTGCTGATTAAGTACCTGAATAACCAGTGTAATGCCCGGGAATTGGAAAGAGTATTGGCCTATCTGAAGACGGAGGAGGGCCAACAACAGCTTGGGGCACTGATGGATCAGGAGATGAAAGAATATGATCAGATAAGCAGCCAGCAAGATGCAGATTACGATCAGGTTTTCAAAAGAATAAAAGCCAACCTTCAGACTGAAAAACCACAGGAAGCAAAACAGCTCAGCATGCCGCTTTACAAAAGGTGGTATGGCGTGGCAGCAGTCATTTCGGGCTTTATGTTGATTTCCTCAGTATATCTGCTGATCGTTCAGCAACCCAAGGCTACTACTTATCAGACAGCTTATGGTGAAACCAGGACAATCAGTCTTCCCGATGGCTCATCGGTGATCCTTAATGCCAACTCCAGTATACAACTGCTGGATGACTTTGAAGAGCAAAGAGAAGTATGGCTTAAAGGAGAGGCTTTTTTTGAAATAGAAGAGGTGGAAAGCAAAGATAAGAGTGGCTACATCAAGTTTACAGTCCATACTGACAGACTGGATGTAGAAGTATTGGGTACTTCATTTAATGTGCAGGACTGGCAGGAAAAGACCCAGATAGTACTTGCCAGCGGAAAAGTACGGCTCAGGTCATCTTCTAACCAGGAACTGACTATGGAGCCTGGAGAACTGGCAGAGGTAACAAAAGATCAGCAATCCATTCAGAAAAAAATAGTTAACCCTGAAATATACTCTGCCTGGACAGAAAACCGGCTGTTTTGTAATGAGACACCTTTGCATGAGGTCGCCTCCACAATAGCGCACAGGTTTGGAAAAGAAGTGATTTTTCAGGAGGAAAGCCTGAAGAATGTAGCGATTACCGGTACACTGCCACTCCAAAATTTAACCCTATTATCAGATGTATTACAAGAATCCTTAACGATAAAGATACATATCAATGAAGACAAATTACTGATAAGCAAAAGCAAAGAAAAACCTGCCCAATGATCCGATCGCCAAAAAGGAATTGAGCAGGCAGAGTCTAAACCCTAATCTAAAACTAATCATTATGCGAGACATTTCTTTACTCAAACCTAAATTAACCACGATTTTGCTGTTGCTTTTAGGCTTCAGCGCTTACAGCCAGCAGTTGGCAAGTGTGCCGCAGGATAGCCCCACAGCGCTTTACCATCCGCAGGATCAGGAGATGACATTGAAGTCGCTCCTGCTCATGTATGAGAAGAAGTACAAGGTGAGCATTGTGTTCAACAGCGATGCCATTGGTGATCAGAAAGTAAGTATCTCTGATCCGGAAGAGAACAGGCTAGAAAACTTACTGGGAGAAATTCTTGGCCCTTTGGGTCTCAGATATAAAAAAATAGATGAAGATGTCTATGTCATACAGGAAGATGTCCGGGAAAAAAATAAAGTGAGCAAAGTAGATGTAAGTAATGTGATGGCTGACGCATCATCCAGACCTCTGCTTTTAGAAAAACTGCAATCCAGAAGTTTGGCCATGCAGTCTACCATGGAGCAAACGATTTCAGGAAAAGTAACCGACGCAGAAAATGGTGATCCCTTGCCTGGCGTTAATATTTTAGCCAAAGGTACTACTACGGGTACAGTCACCGGAATTGATGGCAACTATCGGATTACGGTCGCAGATGACGTAAGTACTTTGGTATTTTCTTCTATCGGCTACTTATCGCAGGAAGTGGAAGTCAATAATCAATCCGTGATCAATGTTAGCCTGGGCCCTGATGTACAATCCCTCTCTGAAGTGGTAGTGGTAGGTTATGGCGCTGTACAAAAACGTGACCTTACGGGTTCAGTATCAAAAATTGAAGGTGATGCCTTAACAAATATTCCTACTCCCAGAGTAGATCAGCTATTGCAGGGAAGAGCTCCCGGAGTAAATGTTACTTCTGTCAGTGGGGCGCCAGGAGCAAGAGCTTCCATCCGTATCAGAGGGGGCAATTCCATACAAGGGGATAATGAGCCTCTTTATGTGATTGATGGTTTTATTGCAGGCACGGATTTCAATCTGAACAACATCAATGTCAATGATATAGAGTCCATTGATATTCTGAAAGATGCCTCTGCCATTTCTATTTATGGTACCCGGGGTGCCAATGGAGTCATCCTCATTACTACCAAAGATGGTTCCGGAGCCACGGGGGGTAAGCCCAATGTATCTTTAAACGCCTATACCGGATTTCAGCAACTGGCACGTAAGATTGATTTTTTAGATGGGCCCGAAAGAGCAGCCTACGGTAGTGAATATGCTAATTTTAGTGGAGAGTCCAACCCCTTTGTTGACGAAAGTCTCATTGCCAATACCGACTGGCAGGATTTGATCACCAGAACCGCGCCTATCCACAATATGGATGTATCTGTCCGTGGAAATGCGGAAAAAGTAAATTACTTTATCTCCGGTAACTATCTGAATCAGCAGGGTATCATCCAAAATTCCGGAATCAAACGCTATGCGGTAAGAGCAAACCTGGATTTTGAACTCACTGATAAAATCAGGCTGGGCACCAGGATCAATGTTACCCATGTGAGGAATGACAACAATCTGGTAAACTTATGGGAAACCCGAAGAGCGCTTACTTCTTTTCCCCTCTACCAGGAAGATGGAAGCTACTGGGATGAAGACTATGTACAGGGAGGTCCCTTTGACAATCCGGTGGCATTGTTGAACATGCAGACGAATTACACTTTTGTCAATAACCTGCTGGGCAATTTTTATCTTGAGGTGGAGCCTTTTGAAGGAGTGACCATACGCTCCACAATAGGACCTCAACTCAATTGGAGGAAGCAAAACAGATTTGAGTCTGGCTTTATTCCTAGCCGCGCTGCCGCTCAAAGAGGAGGCAGGGCAGTGATCAATAATGGTTTTGGCGCTCAAATTTTGCAGGAGAACACCATTACTTACCAAAAGGAAATTAATCCTAACCATCGCTTTAACCTGTTGGGTGGTTTTACCTGGCAAACGGCCAGAAATGAGAACTTTTTTGCCCAAACGGATGGTCTACCCAACGACGGGGTTTCTTTTGATGTATTGGAGCTGGGCAATCCCGAAACTTTTCAAGTGCGTTCCAGCTTCGATGATCCTTTTCAGATTGTATCATGGATTGGCAGGGCAAACTATACCTTGATGGATAAGTTTCTATTCACCCTTGCCGGAAGAGTAGATGGGGCGTCCAGATTTTCAGGGGCCAACAACCAGTATGCTTTCTTTCCTTCTGCCGCAGTAGCCTGGCGACTGGATGAGGAATCGTTTATCCAATCTTTAGGAGTATTTGATGATCTGAAATTGAGAATGAGCTACGGCAGAGCGGGAAGCCAGGCCATCAATGCGTTCAGCACGCTTGCTTTGTACAACACAGGTCAGGTCATTTTCAATGACGCACCTGCCATTGCCGTGCGTAGAGGCAGGCCTGCCAATCCAGACCTGAGGTGGGAGACTACCTCACAGTTTGACATTGGTTTAGAAGCTGGCTTTTTCAATAATCGCCTGACCTTTGAGATGGACTACTACTACAAAAAGACGGAAGATCTACTCCTCAACCGGGAGATTCCACGCCAGACAGGCTTTAGTCAGAGACTTGAAAATATAGGTTCACTACAAAACCAGGGACTGGAGTTATTAATCAACTCAGTCAATGTTGATAATAAAAATTTTAGCTGGTCTACTACCCTTACATTGGCTGGCAACAGGAGTAAGGTATTGGAATTAGGGGGGATTGAGGAAATCAATATCTACAATCTGGAACAGGGTGGCCCTGGTGCAAAACTCATTGTTGGTGAACCAATAGGCGTATTTACGGGACTGGAATACCTGGGTACCTGGAAGTCGCAGGAAGAGTTGGATGCTTCAGGTTACAGCGGATTGAGAACGGTAGTGGGAGGCCCCAGGTTTAACGATACCAGTGGTGATGGATTGATTAGTTTTAATGACGATTTTGTCATCATTGGTAACCCTGAACCGCTTGTTTTCGGTGGAATCAATAACAGAATCCGTTGGAAAAATTTCAATCTTGACATCCTGTTTCAGGGAACCTGGGGAAATGATGTGTACAATGAATTTTCTCAGAGAGGTTTCTTTGGAAGAAGTGATCAGAACATTTATGCAGAAGCAAGAAATCGCTGGACTGAAGCTAATCCCACTTCAGACATTCCGAGAGCAGGAGGTACCATCAGTATATCAGATATTCCTTCCAACAGTGTGTTGGTGGAAGATGGCTCACACCTCAGGCTAAAGAATGTTCAGTTATCCTATACTGTGCCTACTGCCAGTGTCTCCTGGCTAAATCAGCTAAATCTGTACGTAGGAGGTACCAATCTGTTTTTATTGTCTAGCTTCCGGGGCTATGATCCGGAAGCTACACGTATAGGACCTGACTCCGAAGATACGTACAGTGGTGTCATCCGGGGCATCATTCGGGCTGAATATCCCAACGCACGTACCTTCACATTTGGACTTAATGCAAACTTCTAACATCCTTCTACCATGAATAAATTTTTGTCAACTTTACTTATTTGCAGTGCTTTTGGGTTTTATGCCTGTAATGATTTTTTGCAGGAGGAAACCAGAGGAATTATCAGCCCTGATAATTTCTATACCTCAGATGCAGAAGCCATATTGGCCATCAATGGAGTTTATGCTGATTTGCGTGATAATGGCTTATATGGCTGGTGGCAGGGAATCCATAATTTTACGCAGTTAGGCGCTGATATCCTTGAATCAAGCCGGGAATTTGGAGAAAATCAGCCTATACAGAATTATACCCTGACAGAAAGTAACTATGCGAATGCCAGGGGGACATGGGAGGCATTATATCGTTTGATTGGTGATGCCAATTCGGTGATCAACAATATCAGGGATAATGAAAATATCAGTCCTGAAATTCAAAACCAGGTCATAGGAGAAGCCTTATTTCTGAGAAGTTTCGCCTATTACCATCTTACCAATCTATGGGGGGATGTTCCTTATTATGAGGATGAATTAGCGATCAGTGAGGTAGCAGCTTTGGGAAGAACTGAGGCCAACGAGATTCGTAACCAGGTGATCTCAGATTTACAAAGCATTGAGGAGGAAAATCTTTTGCCCTCTATCTATACCTCAACAGATCTGGGGCGACCTACGCTATGGGCAGCTAAAACACTGATGGCAAAAATCTTTATGTGGCAGGAAAACTGGGGTGGAGCATTGGCGCAATGCACCGACATCATCAATGAATCTCCTCATCAGCTCCTGGCTGATTATGCTGCCGTGTTTGATGTCAATAACCCTTTTAATGAGGAAGTGATTTGGGCGATTGATTTTTTGAAAGACAGTCCTGGGAATGCCCAAACGAGAACGGATGGATTTAATCCACGCCTGAGAGATGAGCCAAAAAATGTTGAAGAAAAAGGAGCCTTGTCACAAGAGCTGGCCTCTAGAAATGAAGAGTTCAACGGTTATGGCCTTACTGTCCCTATTCCTGGTTTTGTGAATGAATTTCCAGAAGATGACCTCAGAAGACCCATGAATATCATGGATACTTATCTGGGCTTTGAGCTTACTTACCAGTATATGCCAAAATTTATCAATCTTAACTTTATCAATTCTCCCAGAGGTAATCATGGAGAGGCTACACTGATCTTTCGTCTGGCAGATGTTTACCTCATGGCAGCGGAAGCGGAGAATGAGCTGAATGGTCCGGGTAACGCTTATACTTACATCAATGCAGTACGGTCCAGAGCTTATGAGCCTGATCAGCCTTATACCACCCTGGGTACCCAGGCTTTGCGGGAGGCTATTCAGGATGAACGCCGGTGGGAACTGGCCGGAGAAGGTCACCGTCGCTATGACCTGATCCGCTGGGGCATCCTGCTGGAGACTGTCAAAAATGCAGAATACCGCATATACAATCCCGGCGAAAACATCCAGCCTTATCATGTTAAATTGCCCATTCCCGAAGAAGAATTAATTTTGAATCCAAAGCTGTTGGAGTCTGATCCTACCAACAATGGGTACAGATAAAACGCAAAGCACTCAATATCAGCTGTTAACCTTTGGAAACTATTCTTCTAAATGTTAACAGCTACAACCTATACTACTTCCAACTTATGTATACATCAAGTCATAGTGTCTGTTATTTACTCATCTTTTTCACTCTTTTTTTCTCCTGCACTTCTCAGGATGCTGCACAGGAAAGTACGCCGGGAGAGGAGCGGATTCAACCGAATATTATCTTTATACTCACTGACGATCTGGGCTATGGTGACCTTGGGGTGTTATTTCAAAACCAGCGTAAGGATACAGGAGAGCCTTTTCACATCACTCCTCATCTGGATACTATAGCCAGCCAAGGGATGATGCTTACCCGTCACTACGTACCTGCCCCGGTATGTGCCCCTTCCCGGGCTTCGCTGATGCTGGGCGTACATCAGGGTCATGCCGAGGTGCGCAACAATCAGTTTGACAAAGCCCTGCCTGATAACCATACGCTGGCTTCTGTGCTGAAAGAAGCTGGTTATGCCACCGGCATCATTGGGAAGTGGGGCTTGCAGGGCTTGGAAGGCGACAGCCCTGCCAGCTGGGAAGCATATCCTACCAAACGGGGGTTTGACCATTTTCTGGGCTACGTTCGCCACGTAGACGGACACAACCACTATCCCGCACATGAAGCACCAGCCCGGCCTCCGGTGGAGTTGTACGCAGGTAATGAAGAAATATCCAGCCAGCTTTCAGGTGTCTATACCACTGATCTATTCACTGCTGCTGCCAAAAAATGGATCACTGAAAAAGAACAGCAGAACCCTGATCAACCCTTCTTTCTTTATCTGGCCTATGACACCCCCCATGCCGGTCTGCAGGTAGCGTCTTCTCCCTATCCCGAGGGTGGTGGCCTATCCGGAGGTGTGCAGTGGATCGGCGACTCAGCTAATTATATCAACACTGCAGAAGAAAGCATAGATGATTATATCCATCCGGATTATGCCGGGCAAGACTGGCCGGATCAGTACAAGCGCTTTGCCAGCATGGTACGCAGGATTGACAATGCGGTAGGCGATCTGGTTCAACTGCTCAAAGATCTGAATATTGAGAAAGAAACGCTGATTGTCTTTACCTCCGACAATGGTCCTCACCATGAGTCTTACGGCTACGGAGAATATGAACCTACTTTTTTTGAAAGTTTTGGTCCTTTGGAGGGTACCAAACGCGATACCTGGGAAGGAGGTATTCGTGTGCCCACTATCGTCAGATGGCCGGGTCACGTACCAGCAGGTGCAAGTGATGATACGCCTGGCCAGTTCCACGACTGGATGCCTACCTTTGCGGAACTGGCTAATGTACCTGCACCCGCCAATACTGACGGCGTATCATTGCTACCCATACTGAGTGGAAATGGCAACAGAGATCAGGGAAGGGTATATGTAGAGTACTTTCATAATGGTCCCACACGTGAATATGCTGAATTTGATCCTGTGCACCGGGATGAGCTGAGGGGAGAAATGCAGGTCATTTACCTGGATGGTTACAAAGGAGTGGGTTATAATATACAGTCTGCTGAGGATGAGTTCCGAATCTACGATACCCGTGAAGACTCAGAAGAATTGAATAATCTGGCCGGAAGCAGCGAATATTTTGATGAACTACAGCAGCAAATGAAAGATCAGGTGCTGCGTGTTAGAAGACCCAATTCTTCTGCTGCACGACCGTATGACAGCATTCCGGTACCTGCGCTGGCGTCCGTACAAAATTCTGCACCCGGACTACAGTATCGGTTGTTTTCAGCAGAAACACCCTGGACGCCTAATACGGCCTCCTTGCAGACTGAGCCAGTCAATTCCGGTACTACTGATGCTTTTGCAGTCAGTGTAGGTAATTCAGAAGAAAATATCGTGGAGTACAGCGGATTTCTAGCAGTGCCGCAAACCGGAAAATATACTTTTTCACTACAAACAAATGGTGGGGCTGTACTTCGAATGCATGAGGCAACACTGATTGATGCCGACAAACTTTATGCATCCGGCTCCGTGGTGAGTTCAGAAATTTTACTGGAAAAGGGTCAGCATCCCATTCATCTCACATATGCCAAAGGCCAGGAAGGAACTCCCAGCTTAACACTGCAATGGAGTGGTCCGGGATTTGGGCAAAAAGAAATAGAAGCGGAAGCCCTGAGCCATGAAGAAATTGAATAGTAAGCTTGAAAATGGACTGATGAAAAACGCTGAAAGGAGAGCTTAAGACAATGAGTTTCAAAAAAATAATAGTACAGAGTGTGGTGATGTTTGGCTTTTTTGCCACAACTGATCATACCTCCTTTGCTCAGTCAGTTCTAAAACCCAATGTCATCTACATCAACGTGGACGATCTGGGTTACAAAGACCTGGGTTTTATGGGTAGTGCCTATTATGAAACTCCCAACCTGAATGAGTTAGCCAGCGAGGGTATGGTGTTTACACAGGCTTACGCAGCAGCCTCCAATTGTGCGCCCAGCCGTGCCTGCCTCATGTCGGGTCTCAACACCCCCAGGCACGGCATTTATACTGTGGCAAATTCTGATAGGGGGGAGGTCAGGGTGAGAAAAATTATCCCAGTTCCCAACCAAACTGTACTCAATGATACCATATACACCCTGGCTGAGATGTTCCGTGATCAGGGTTATGTGACTGCAACTATTGGTAAATGGCATCTGGGCGATGATCCCACCACCCAGGGCTTTGAAGCCAACGTAGGGGGTAGTGATAGAGGCAGTCCGGGTAAGGATGGTTATTTTAGCCCCTACAATCTGGCACATCTGAATGATGGTCCAGAAGGAGAATACCTGACTGATCGTCTGACCACGGAAGCCATTTCTTTTTTGCAGGCGCATCAGGATACTTCTTTCTTCTTATATCTTCCTTTTTATACCGTGCATACTCCGATCATGGGGAAAGCTGCTCTGGTAGAAAAATTTAAGAATAAGAAGACAGGCCTCGGGCAGGATAATCCGGAATATGCAGCTATGGTTGCTTCTTTGGATGAAAATGTCGGCCGTCTGCTCAGCGAATTAGAACGTCTTGGATTAAAAAATAATACCCTGATCATCTTTACTTCCGACAATGGCGGCATACGGGATATTTCCTTCCAGGATCCGTTGAGGGCGGGCAAAGGTTCTTACTATGAAGGGGGCATTCGCGTACCTTTAGTAGTGCGTTGGCCAGGCATTGTAAAAGCAGGTAGTCAGTGTGAAGAGCCAGTGACTAACCTGGATTTTTTTCCGACCCTTCAGAGTGTCATAGGAGCTCCAAAAACCTCTACGACCTTGGATGGAGAGGATATCTTATCTTTGCTGGAAGGTAGAACTATGCCTGAACGCACATTATTCTGGTACTTTCCAATCTATCTGCAAGCTTATGAGCCAGCAGAAGATGGCGGTCGTGACCCTTTGTTCAGAACCCGTCCCGGTGCAGTGGTACGGCAAGGGGACTGGAAGCTTCATATTTATTTTGAAGACAAGGGTCTGGAACTGTATAACTTAAAAGAAGATGTAGAAGAGACGCATAACCTGGCCAGGGAAAATCCTGAAAAAGCGAACACATTGTACAATGTATTGCAAAGTTGGCTGGAAACGACGCAAGCCCCCATTCCAGGGGAACTGAACCCTGAATATGATGCGGTGTATGAAAGAAAGCAGTTGGAATTATACGATAGATAAAAGCTTTGGAAGATATATTGGATGGCAATGTGGTAGATCCCTTCAGCCGCTGGTTTGTGACCAAAAAGAACTTTCGGGAAGAAGATTATCAATGGCCAATACCGCAGGGAGAAATCAATATAAATCCTAATTTAGCTAATTAAGTAAAAGTGGTGTTTGTAAAGTAATTTATGGACACTACAAAGTTTTTAATCCTACTCAACTTTTTATGAAGCTACTGACACAATGGCGCGCTCTTTTTTTATCTATCTTGTTTTGGAGTTGTACCACTGAACCTGATACTGCAACAAATACTGAAATCACCGAAGATACCCCGAATATAATAGTGATTTATATGGATGATCTGGGCTATGGCGATGTAAGTGCCTACGGTGCCACAGAAATATCCACTCCCAACATGGACAAGATTATCAATGGAGGCGTTCGTTTTACCCAGGGCTATGCTTCTTCTGCCACCTGCACGCCAAGTCGCTATGCCTTACTCACGGGAGTCTATCCCTGGAGAAATAAAGACGCGAAAATACTACCGGGCACGGCTCCTCTTGTCATTGATACGGCTCAACTCACCCTTCCCAAAATGCTGAAAAGCCAGGGATACCAGACGGGAATCGTAGGGAAGTGGCACCTAGGCTTGGGTAGTGGCAACGTCAATTGGAATGAGCATGTATCTCCCGGCCCTAATGAAGTAGGCTTTGACTATAGTTATATTCTTGCTGCCACCCAGGACAGGGTACCTACTGTTTATATAGAAAATGGTGATGTAGTAGGACTGGATCTTAATGATCCTATTGAGGTGAGTTATCAGGAAAACTTTGAAGGTGAACCCACCGGTAAGGATAATCCTGAATTGCTGACCATGAGATGGCATCATGGGCACAATAACAGCATTGTCAACGGAATCCCCCGGATTGGTTTCATGAGAGGGGGTGAGGCAGCGAAGTGGAGTGATGTAGATATGGCGGATCATTTTCTTGAGAAGGCTCAGGAATATGTAAAAACCCATAAAGAAGAGCCATTCTTTTTATACTATGCGTTGCAGCAACCGCACGTGCCCCGTACACCCAATCCTCGTTTTGTGGGCAGTTCAGGGATGGGTCCCAGGGGAGATGCCATCCTGGAAGCAGACTGGTGCATTGGCGAGTTTGTAAAAACACTGGAGGAAGAAGGTTTGATGGAAAAGACCCTGATCATTTTTTCCAGCGACAATGGCCCCGTACTCAACGATGGCTATTATGATGAAGCAGTGGAAAAGCTGGGAGCGCATACACCCGCCGGTACGCTCAGAGGAGGTAAGTACAGCCTTTTTGAAGCAGGAACCAGAGTTCCTTTTGCTACTTACTGGCA harbors:
- a CDS encoding sulfatase — protein: MSFKKIIVQSVVMFGFFATTDHTSFAQSVLKPNVIYINVDDLGYKDLGFMGSAYYETPNLNELASEGMVFTQAYAAASNCAPSRACLMSGLNTPRHGIYTVANSDRGEVRVRKIIPVPNQTVLNDTIYTLAEMFRDQGYVTATIGKWHLGDDPTTQGFEANVGGSDRGSPGKDGYFSPYNLAHLNDGPEGEYLTDRLTTEAISFLQAHQDTSFFLYLPFYTVHTPIMGKAALVEKFKNKKTGLGQDNPEYAAMVASLDENVGRLLSELERLGLKNNTLIIFTSDNGGIRDISFQDPLRAGKGSYYEGGIRVPLVVRWPGIVKAGSQCEEPVTNLDFFPTLQSVIGAPKTSTTLDGEDILSLLEGRTMPERTLFWYFPIYLQAYEPAEDGGRDPLFRTRPGAVVRQGDWKLHIYFEDKGLELYNLKEDVEETHNLARENPEKANTLYNVLQSWLETTQAPIPGELNPEYDAVYERKQLELYDR
- a CDS encoding sulfatase family protein, which produces MKLLTQWRALFLSILFWSCTTEPDTATNTEITEDTPNIIVIYMDDLGYGDVSAYGATEISTPNMDKIINGGVRFTQGYASSATCTPSRYALLTGVYPWRNKDAKILPGTAPLVIDTAQLTLPKMLKSQGYQTGIVGKWHLGLGSGNVNWNEHVSPGPNEVGFDYSYILAATQDRVPTVYIENGDVVGLDLNDPIEVSYQENFEGEPTGKDNPELLTMRWHHGHNNSIVNGIPRIGFMRGGEAAKWSDVDMADHFLEKAQEYVKTHKEEPFFLYYALQQPHVPRTPNPRFVGSSGMGPRGDAILEADWCIGEFVKTLEEEGLMEKTLIIFSSDNGPVLNDGYYDEAVEKLGAHTPAGTLRGGKYSLFEAGTRVPFATYWQGTIEPQVSDALVCQLDLLSSMAALVGSDQQARDSENLLEVFLGRSETGREQLVLEATSRTAFRQGSWVMIPPYQGPAVNEQVDIELGNDDEYQLYNLADDIGQQNNLASAQPEKLEEMMQDFEQIRGDAAEGIEDLELK